From one Rhodamnia argentea isolate NSW1041297 chromosome 1, ASM2092103v1, whole genome shotgun sequence genomic stretch:
- the LOC115729569 gene encoding NAC domain-containing protein 2-like — translation MKAELNLPAGFRFHPTDDELVNHYLLPKCASETIGVPIIAEIDLYKFDPWQLPDMALYGEKEWYFFSPRDRKYPNGSRPNRAAGTGYWKATGADKPIGRPKPLGIKKALVFYAGKAPKGVKTNWIMHEYRLANVDRSATKKNKNLRLDDWVLCRIYNKKGQIEKHYLSDQKPVLFPEMEDKKPEPWMLNQSLYSTPLSQLVQSPMTNDLLHMDTSDSVPRLHTDSSCSEHAVSPDFMCEKEVQSDPKWNELDSAFEFIDSFLDEPFGPQVPYQPVQVSPLQDIFMKPF, via the exons ATGAAGGCTGAGTTGAACTTACCAGCTGGGTTCAGGTTCCACCCAACGGACGACGAACTGGTGAACCACTACTTGCTTCCGAAATGCGCTTCTGAGACCATCGGCGTCCCGATCATTGCCGAGATTGATCTCTACAAGTTCGATCCATGGCAGCTTCCAG ACATGGCTTTGTATGGTGAAAAGGAGTGGTACTTCTTTTCTCCGAGGGACCGGAAATATCCAAACGGTTCACGGCCAAACAGGGCTGCCGGTACTGGGTACTGGAAAGCTACCGGAGCTGACAAGCCGATCGGACGGCCCAAGCCGCTCGGCATCAAGAAGGCATTGGTGTTTTATGCTGGAAAAGCTCCTAAGGGAGTGAAAACCAATTGGATCATGCATGAGTACCGTCTGGCAAATGTTGACCGATCGGCCaccaagaagaacaagaacttgAGG CTTGACGATTGGGTCTTATGTCGAATATACAACAAGAAAGGTCAGATAGAGAAGCATTACCTGTCGGACCAAAAACCTGTGCTGTTCCCGGAAATGGAAGATAAGAAGCCAGAGCCGTGGATGCTCAACCAGAGTTTATACTCAACGCCGCTGTCCCAACTCGTGCAGTCCCCAATGACCAACGATCTTCTACACATGGACACCTCGGATTCGGTTCCAAGGTTGCACACGGATTCGAGCTGCTCGGAGCATGCGGTGTCACCTGATTTCATGTGCGAGAAGGAGGTCCAGAGTGATCCTAAATGGAATGAGCTCGACAGCGCGTTCGAGTTCATCGATAGCTTCTTAGACGAACCCTTTGGACCTCAAGTGCCATATCAGCCAGTTCAGGTCTCGCCATTGCAGGACATCTTCATGAAACCATTCtga
- the LOC115729567 gene encoding uncharacterized protein LOC115729567 isoform X1, whose translation MGKDNLPPTTHSVEVKSDRCSSNDSDDSETPSRDSLEKEGGMPFCRVCQCVESDQRGDAALGFLGITPPSPEKSGGSTNTLNVQSDLSHANNAGRGSKFIEVISPEGELFVCAADLEMGHHEDSLLELGCSCKNDLALVHYACALKWFVNHGSTVCEICGQVAKNIRIADFKKVVGSLKEYEVLRERTASGEPNPLQLHMGMTVDPDALAAIRRQRLSEISLWFSPHHNSIINNSQSNVASQVASEQPSSIVNQDNGNGPSENPAAKWAVEGTGILLATGLLTVTLAWLIAPRVGKKTAKSGLHILLGGVCALTVVVFFRFFVLTRIKYGPARYWAILFVFWFLVFGIWASRTHGSHTT comes from the exons ATGGGTAAAGACAATCTCCCACCGACCACCCACAGTGTTGAAGTGAAGAGTGACCGCTGCTCATCTAATGACAGTGATGATTCAGAAACTCCCTCGCGTGATAGTTTGGAGAAGGAAGGGGGCATGCCATTTTGTCGTGTGTGCCAGTGTGTTGAATCTGACCAAAGAGGAGATGCAGCATTAGGGTTTTTGGGTATTACTCCGCCTTCTCCTGAAAAAAGTGGTGGTAGCACGAACACCCTCAATGTCCAGAGTGACCTGTCTCATGCAAACAATGCTGGAAGAGGATCTAAATTTATTGAGGTTATTAGTCCTGAAGGGGAGCTTTTTGTTTGTGCTGCTGATTTGGAAATGGGCCACCATGAAGACTCGTTGCTAGAGCTCGGGTGTTCTTGCAAGAACGATCTTGCGCTTGTACATTATGCTTGTGCGCTGAAATGGTTTGTTAACCATGGATCTACTGTTTGTGAAATCTGCGGACAGGTTGCCAAAAACATAAGGATTGCTGACTTCAAAAAGGTTGTCGGTTCTTTGAAGGAATATGAAGTGTTAAGGGAAAGAACAGCTAGCGGGGAACCCAACCCTTTACAATTGCATATGGGTATGACTGTTGATCCTGATGCTCTTGCTGCTATTCGTAGGCAACGTCTCAGCGAGATTTCACTGTGGTTTAGCCCACACCATAATAGCATCATCAACAACAGCCAGAGTAACGTTGCTTCGCAAGTTGCTTCTGAGCAGCCTTCAAGCATTGTCAATCAAGACAATGGCAATGGCCCTTCTGAAAATCCTGCAGCAAAATGGGCTGTTGAAGGTACAGGGATTTTGCTTGCTACAGGATTACTAACTGTCACTCTTGCATGGCTTATAGCCCCACGAGTTGGAAAG AAAACTGCTAAAAGTGGTCTTCATATACTTCTGGGTGGCGTTTGCGCCTTGACAGTCGTGGTCTTCTTTCGCTTT TTTGTACTTACCAGAATCAAGTACGGACCAGCGCGATATTGGGCCATCCTCTTTGTTTTCTGGTTTCTGGTATTTGGGATCTGGGCATCAAGGACACATGGCTCACATACAACGTGA
- the LOC115729580 gene encoding aspartic proteinase Asp1-like, with translation MRKEKVGLVALVIIVSSWCVSPASSSSSRGEMSRGKAPVTFGSPSSSLALNRVGSSVVFSLHGNVFPTGSYNTTIFVGQPPKPYFVDPDTGSDLTWLQCDAPCRRCTQTPHPLYRPNSDLVICRDPICASLHSGDYKCDHPEQCDYEVEYADGGSSLGVLVKDDFSFESYGGGFLSARVALGCGYDQIPGRSNPFLDGVLGLGKGKSSIVSQLSSQGLVPNVLGHCLSARGGGFLFFGDDLYDSSRIMWTPMSRDYLEHYSPGTAELLFAGKATGLKNLLLVVDSGSSYTYFSSQAYQAFAFAVKKELNGKPFTEALDDPTLPLCWKGRKPFKNIRDVRKYFKPFALSFNSGGRTKNQFEVPPESYLIISSKGNVCMGVLNGTEAGLQNMNVIGDISMQDKMVIYDNERQLIGWAAADCSRNPKSRATVA, from the exons ATGAGGAAAGAGAAAGTGGGTCTGGTGGCGTTGGTGATAATAGTGTCGAGCTGGTGTGTTTCtcccgcttcttcttcttcttctagaggTGAGATGAGCAGAGGCAAAGCACCCGTGACTTTCGGGTCGCCGTCATCGTCGCTAGCTCTCAATCGGGTCGGGTCATCCGTTGTCTTTTCACTTCACGGCAATGTTTTCCCAACTGG GTCTTATAACACAACCATTTTTGTTGGGCAACCACCAAAGCCTTACTTTGTTGATCCTGACACTGGTAGTGACCTCACATGGCTCCAATGTGATGCCCCTTGTCGACGATGCACCCAG ACACCACATCCCCTTTATCGACCCAACAGCGACCTAGTAATCTGCAGGGACCCAATTTGTGCGTCCTTGCATTCAGGAGACTACAAATGTGACCACCCGGAGCAATGTGACTACGAGGTTGAGTATGCAGACGGTGGCTCTTCTCTTGGTGTACTCGTAAAGGATGACTTTTCCTTCGAGTCCTACGGCGGCGGGTTTCTTAGTGCTCGTGTCGCCCTCGG ATGTGGATATGATCAGATCCCCGGTCGATCCAATCCTTTCTTAGACGGAGTGCTTGGGCTCGGTAAGGGCAAGTCCAGCATTGTATCACAGCTAAGTAGTCAAGGTTTGGTGCCAAACGTACTAGGCCACTGCTTGAGTGCGCGTGGTGGTGGATTTCTCTTCTTCGGCGATGATCTTTATGACTCCTCCCGCATCATGTGGACACCTATGTCTCGTGATTACTT AGAGCACTATTCTCCTGGGACTGCGGAGCTCCTTTTTGCAGGGAAAGCTACTGGACTGAAAAATCTGTTGTTAGTAGTCGATAgcgggagctcttatacttacTTTAGTTCCCAGGCATATCAAGCCTTCGCTTTCGCG GTGAAGAAAGAACTAAACGGGAAGCCCTTCACTGAAGCATTAGATGACCCCACGCTCCCACTCTGCTGGAAAGGCAGGAAACCTTTCAAAAACATCCGTGATGTGAGGAAGTACTTCAAGCCCTTTGCACTCAGCTTTAATAGCGGTGGAAGAACCAAAAACCAATTTGAAGTCCCCCCTGAATCATATTTGATTATATCG TCCAAGGGAAATGTTTGCATGGGAGTTTTAAATGGAACTGAAGCAGGGCTCCAAAATATGAATGTGATTGGAG ACATATCGATGCAGGACAAGATGGTAATCTACGACAACGAGAGGCAACTGATAGGATGGGCTGCTGCAGATTGCAGTCGAAATCCAAAGTCCAGAGCCACCGTAGCCTGA
- the LOC115729567 gene encoding uncharacterized protein LOC115729567 isoform X2: MGKDNLPPTTHSVEVKSDRCSSNDSDDSETPSRDSLEKEGGMPFCRVCQCVESDQRGDAALGFLGITPPSPEKSGGSTNTLNVQSDLSHANNAGRGSKFIEVISPEGELFVCAADLEMGHHEDSLLELGCSCKNDLALVHYACALKWFVNHGSTVCEICGQVAKNIRIADFKKVVGSLKEYEVLRERTASGEPNPLQLHMGMTVDPDALAAIRRQRLSEISLWFSPHHNSIINNSQSNVASQVASEQPSSIVNQDNGNGPSENPAAKWAVEGTGILLATGLLTVTLAWLIAPRVGKKTAKSGLHILLGGVCALTVVVFFRFGYRLLF, encoded by the exons ATGGGTAAAGACAATCTCCCACCGACCACCCACAGTGTTGAAGTGAAGAGTGACCGCTGCTCATCTAATGACAGTGATGATTCAGAAACTCCCTCGCGTGATAGTTTGGAGAAGGAAGGGGGCATGCCATTTTGTCGTGTGTGCCAGTGTGTTGAATCTGACCAAAGAGGAGATGCAGCATTAGGGTTTTTGGGTATTACTCCGCCTTCTCCTGAAAAAAGTGGTGGTAGCACGAACACCCTCAATGTCCAGAGTGACCTGTCTCATGCAAACAATGCTGGAAGAGGATCTAAATTTATTGAGGTTATTAGTCCTGAAGGGGAGCTTTTTGTTTGTGCTGCTGATTTGGAAATGGGCCACCATGAAGACTCGTTGCTAGAGCTCGGGTGTTCTTGCAAGAACGATCTTGCGCTTGTACATTATGCTTGTGCGCTGAAATGGTTTGTTAACCATGGATCTACTGTTTGTGAAATCTGCGGACAGGTTGCCAAAAACATAAGGATTGCTGACTTCAAAAAGGTTGTCGGTTCTTTGAAGGAATATGAAGTGTTAAGGGAAAGAACAGCTAGCGGGGAACCCAACCCTTTACAATTGCATATGGGTATGACTGTTGATCCTGATGCTCTTGCTGCTATTCGTAGGCAACGTCTCAGCGAGATTTCACTGTGGTTTAGCCCACACCATAATAGCATCATCAACAACAGCCAGAGTAACGTTGCTTCGCAAGTTGCTTCTGAGCAGCCTTCAAGCATTGTCAATCAAGACAATGGCAATGGCCCTTCTGAAAATCCTGCAGCAAAATGGGCTGTTGAAGGTACAGGGATTTTGCTTGCTACAGGATTACTAACTGTCACTCTTGCATGGCTTATAGCCCCACGAGTTGGAAAG AAAACTGCTAAAAGTGGTCTTCATATACTTCTGGGTGGCGTTTGCGCCTTGACAGTCGTGGTCTTCTTTCGCTTT GGGTACCGCCTTCTCTTTTGA